A portion of the Adhaeribacter radiodurans genome contains these proteins:
- a CDS encoding phosphatase PAP2 family protein: MKKIFTYILSGICFTYLVSCDKDITESNASYPALQPVKTDAEAGSWTPFIVASAADFPVPAPQPTSSPAYQQELQEVKQLSANLTSDQKKIINYWKEGSVLRWNEIMRDLVAKHNLPPYQNDDKTYPVPSAANPFAYPTFPFSNPPYAARAYAYVSVAQYDALIMSHHFKNEFKRVAPYQVDNSLNPAVPKSDLASYPSEDAVVAGVTFEIMKLLFPGDIAYITKMAEEEKNYRLWSGANVRSDIVAGDSLGRWVARKVIQRAKTDGMGTAGGNQALWTKLEDDCKAKGETPWFSLETPKRPPMLPAFGNVKPLLFSVTEVPAIRPAAPPSANSEQMRKELDEVLNYTQNPTRERMRIVNFWADGAGTYTPPGHWNAIATDEFVKHQYSEVRWARNYALLNASLMDAAILCWNTKYFYFNARPCQLDSKIKTLTGVPNFPAYTSGHSTFSGAAATVLGYLIPARAGEFQAMAQEASDSRMYGGIHYRSDCQAGLETGQKIGTYAIERAKIDGAN, encoded by the coding sequence ATGAAAAAGATTTTTACTTATATACTTTCTGGCATTTGCTTTACTTACTTAGTATCCTGCGATAAAGACATCACTGAAAGCAATGCTAGTTACCCAGCCTTACAACCCGTTAAAACGGATGCAGAAGCAGGTAGTTGGACTCCATTTATTGTTGCTTCTGCCGCCGATTTTCCAGTTCCGGCGCCACAACCTACTTCTTCCCCGGCTTACCAGCAAGAATTACAAGAAGTAAAGCAACTCTCTGCTAACTTAACCAGCGACCAGAAAAAAATTATTAATTACTGGAAAGAAGGCAGCGTACTGCGGTGGAACGAAATTATGCGGGATTTAGTGGCAAAGCATAATTTACCTCCTTACCAAAATGACGATAAAACTTACCCCGTACCAAGCGCAGCTAACCCGTTTGCTTATCCTACTTTTCCTTTTTCAAATCCGCCTTATGCTGCCCGGGCATACGCCTACGTGAGCGTGGCGCAGTACGATGCCTTAATAATGTCGCACCATTTTAAAAATGAGTTTAAGCGTGTGGCTCCTTACCAGGTAGATAATTCGCTTAACCCTGCCGTTCCGAAAAGCGATTTAGCCTCTTATCCTTCCGAAGATGCGGTAGTGGCAGGAGTTACTTTTGAAATAATGAAATTGTTATTTCCGGGGGACATTGCTTACATCACTAAAATGGCCGAAGAAGAAAAAAACTACCGGTTGTGGAGCGGCGCTAATGTACGCAGCGACATTGTTGCCGGCGATTCTCTGGGCCGCTGGGTAGCCCGTAAAGTAATTCAAAGAGCTAAAACCGATGGTATGGGCACCGCCGGTGGAAACCAAGCCTTATGGACTAAATTAGAAGACGATTGTAAAGCCAAAGGTGAAACGCCCTGGTTTTCTCTCGAAACTCCCAAGCGGCCACCTATGTTACCCGCCTTTGGCAACGTAAAACCTTTATTATTTAGTGTTACCGAAGTGCCTGCTATCCGGCCGGCGGCTCCCCCTTCAGCCAATTCAGAACAAATGCGGAAAGAACTGGATGAAGTTTTAAATTATACGCAAAATCCTACCCGCGAACGGATGCGGATTGTAAACTTCTGGGCCGATGGTGCTGGTACTTATACTCCTCCCGGACACTGGAATGCCATAGCCACTGATGAATTTGTAAAGCACCAGTACAGTGAAGTACGCTGGGCGCGTAATTATGCTTTATTAAACGCCTCGTTAATGGATGCGGCTATTTTATGCTGGAACACCAAATATTTTTACTTCAATGCGCGTCCTTGTCAGCTTGATTCAAAAATTAAAACCTTAACGGGTGTTCCTAACTTCCCGGCCTATACTTCGGGTCATTCTACTTTTAGCGGGGCAGCAGCTACCGTTTTAGGTTATTTGATTCCGGCCCGCGCCGGTGAATTCCAAGCCATGGCTCAGGAAGCCTCTGACTCCAGAATGTACGGTGGAATCCATTACCGCTCCGACTGCCAGGCTGGTTTAGAAACAGGCCAAAAAATTGGTACTTACGCCATTGAACGCGCAAAAATAGACGGCGCTAATTAA